Part of the Sodalinema gerasimenkoae IPPAS B-353 genome is shown below.
GACCCCACGACAAACGAGGTGGTGGTGGCGGGCATCCGTGACCAAAGACCGCCCATTTCGGTGATATTTTGACTATTTGTGCCCAGGATGATGGAGCCAACGCTGGAAAAGAGTAGGGCTTTGGCGATCGCATGGGTTAGCAGCAGGAGTAAGGCAATATCGACTTGTCCTAACCCGACAGCGATAAAGACTAATCCCATGTAGGCACTGGTGGAATGGGAGAGGGCCCGCTTCAGGTCAATTTGAGCCAGGCACATCAGGGAACTACCAATGGCGGTGATGGTTCCGATGATGATTAGGGCGTCATAGACCACTGGGGATAGGGTAAAGACTGGTTGCAGACGAATCAGAACATAGGCGCCAGCGGAGACGACCACCGAGTTCCGCATGATGGAGGCTGGGCTGGGCCCTTCCATGGCTTCATCCAGCCAGAGGTTCAGGGGAAATTGGGCGCATTTGCCGATGGGGCCGGCGATGAGTCCTAAACCGAGCCAGGTGGCAGTCCAGAAGGGTAAGGGGTTGGTTTCGGCCCAGGCTTCGAGTTCGCTGAAGGTTAAGCCGGTTCCGTAGCTCGATAGGGCCACTAACCCCATCAGCAGGAGAATGTCACCGACCCGTTTGGTGAGGAAGGCATCTCGGGCAGCGGTGACCACCAGAGGCTGTGCATACCAAAAGCCCACCAAGAGATAGGTGGACAGGGTGAGCATTTCTAGGAGACCGTAACTCAGCAGTAGGGAGTCACTTAGGGCGATGCCGCTCAGGGCGGCTTCAAAGAAGCCCATCAGCCCGAAGAAACGGGCGAGGGACCAGTCTTTTTCCATGTACCCTAGGGCATACAGTTGAGAAATGATACTAATACTGGTGACCAGTTCCATAGCCCCAAGACTGAGGGGGGAGATTTCGATGGCCAGAGATAAGTCTAAATTGGCGGCATTGAGCCAGGAGAAGACCAGTTGCTGGGGGGGCTGTCCCCAACTTTGGAAGTAGGCTGCGGAGCCGTGAAGGAAGGCGACCAAGGTCATCAGTAGGTTGAGGTAGGCGGCCGGACGGGAGCCGGTGCGTCGAACCATGCCTACTGACCAAGGGAGGGTGAGGATGGCACCTATGAGTCCATATAACGGCACGAACCAACAGGTCTGTAGGAGAAAACCACTCATTTTATCGGGAGTTCTAGTACGTCTGACAACATCTTTAGAGTTGAGCCGAAGGCGCGCAACCACGGTTCAGCTATCGCTCACCGACCACAAGGGATTGCCCCTACATACAGAGGGTCGGGCGAAGGCGCGAGCTGTGGGCCGTCGTCCTTGGCATTCGCACAATAGAGAATTTTAGGCAACACAGCAATTATAGGGCAGTGAGTCCGTGATCCCGCCATTGAATCTCCCGGCCGAGGGCCTCTCAGGGGGACCGCCTCTTCAGTTAACTTTTATTAAACTATCCGATTTGCAAATATCATCTTGCTTTATATTGTCAAAGGAGCCAAAGTTTCCTACTCTTTGTATTGGGATTGAATAATTTAGCCTTCCCCGTCAAAATTTTGCTGGACTGAAATTTCTGGCAAGCCCAGGGGTCAACCCCGTAGGCAGAGAAGCCAACAGTCATGTCGGAAGACATGGGCCTACGCGGTTTGGTCTGGAACTATCCTGGCAGCCAGAAGGTTTGTCGAGCCAAATTTTGGCACGTTCACTGGGGGTCGCCGAGAGCGATCGCCCTGTTACTTGCAGTTCAAGCGCGTCAAGCGTATTTTTTCAAGGAGCGATACTCGTCATGTCAATTGCGGTAGGAATGGTTGAAACCCTAGGGTTCCCAGCAGTGGTTGAGGCCGCTGACTCGATGGTGAAAGCCGCTCGGGTGACCCTGGTCGGTTATGAGAAAATTGGGTCAGGTCGGGTCACGGTTATTGTCCGGGGTGATGTTTCGGAAGTGCAAGCGTCAGTCTCCGCTGGAATTGATGCGGCCAACCGGGTCAATGGGGGACAGGTGCTGTCGACGCACATTATTGCCCGTCCTCACGAGAACTTGGAGTACGTTCTGCCGATTCGCTACACCGAGGAAGTTGATCAGTTCCGCACCTACTAATCGAACGAAGCAAACGCCTGATCAGGACGTTGGCGGGCGATCGCGCTGATGATCGCCTAGAGGGGTAACCCTTACGTCCAAGGTCTAAGTTGGGATGATGATTTATTTCAGGAGTTAAAAAAACAATGTCAATTGCCGTAGGAATGATTGAAACCCTCGGGTTTCCGGCAGTGGTGGAAGCCGCTGATGCCATGGTCAAGGCCGCTCGGGTGACCCTGGTGGGATACGAGAAAATTGGCTCAGGTCGCGTGACCGTGATTGTCCGGGGCGATGTCTCGGAGGTGCAAGCCTCCATCGCCGCTGGCACCGATAACGTGAAACGAGTCAATGGGGGTGAGGTGCTCTCGACGCACATCATTGCTCGTCCTCATGAAAACTTGGAGTATGTTCTGCCAATTCGTTACACCGAAGCAGTAGAACAGTTCCGTGAGAGCATTGGTTCGCCTCGCTCGATTAGCCGCTAAGCCAGCATAGATAATGCAAATTGCCAGAGTCTGCGGAACCGTCGTTAGTACCCAGAAGTTAAACAAGATGAGGGGGTTAAAACTCCTGGTCTTACAACTGGTGGATGCTGAGGGGGAGCTACTCCCTGAGTACGAGGTAGCCGCTGATCTCGTGGGTGCTGGAGTTGGGGAATGGGTTCTGTTCAGTCGTGGCAGTGCGGCTCGGGTTGAACCCGGTCGTGAGGATTCTCCGATTGATGCCCTAACTGTGGGCATTATCGATACGGTGAGTTTAGAAAACCGACAGGTTTATAACAAAAAAGATTGTTACTAATCGTGAACGGGTCGCTGCCTAGGAACTAGAGTTTTTAGCCATTTTTGCCCCAGGTCTGTTTCGGCTCGGCCAAAACAGGGTTGGGTCCATTGAGTTGATTGAGGATCGAAATTCGTTATGGTTGTCCGCAAGCGCGCGGCTCCATCCCCCCAGCGGGAGCTTGCCGAACCCAAGATACATCGCACCGCCTATGTGCATTCGTTTGCTAATGTCATCGGCGACGTCACCGTCGGCGAAGGAGCGACGATCGCACCAGGAACCTCGGTTCGTGCTGACGCGGAGTCGCCGTTTTATATCGGCGATCACGCGAATATTCAAAATGGAGTCATTATTCAAGGGCTAAACGGTGCAACGGTTGTGGGCGATCGCCAGCGTGAATACGCGGTGTGGATCGGTCGCAACAGTTGTGTGGCCCATTTAGCCTTGGTTCATGGCCCGGCCTACATTGGAGACGATTGTTTCATCGGCTTTCGTTCGACGGTGTTTAATGCGCGGGTGGGTCAAGGTTCGGTGGTGATGATGCACACCCTAATCCAGGATGTTGAGATTCCTCCTGGGAAGTATGTGCCATCGGGATCGGTCATTACCACCCAAGCCGAAGCGGATCGGCTGCCCGATGTACGACCGGTAGATCGGGATTTCGCACAGTATTTGCTTGAGGCGAATGTCGCATTGCAGCGAGGGGTCTCCTCATCCTCAAACCCAGAGGGTGAGTCTTCTGCGCGACAACAGACGACTCGAGCAAATCGTAACGGTGACGGCAAGGACATCGCTGTATCTGAGGATACGTCAGTAGGGAGTATGAGTTTAAATAATGAAGTGACCGGGCAAGTGAAACGCTTGCTCCAACAGGGCTACAAAATCGGTATTGAACACGCCAATGCCCGCCGATTTAAAACCAAGTCTTGGCTCACGGCCGGGACCTTATCCAACACTCGCGCCGATGGTGCGCTCAGGGAAATCGAAACGATTTTGCGAGAGTATCAAGGGGAATATGTGCGCCTGATCGCCATTGACCCGGACGCGAAACGGCGCGTCACCGAAATGATTGTTCAGCGTCCCGGAGAAACCCCAAGTCTTGGCGGGGGCAGCTCCTCCGGGACGTCTTCGTATCGGGCCAGTCGCGGCAATGGCGCTCGTCCTGCGGCTTCGGGAGCTGGGGCCAGTTTGGATGCCAGTGCTGCTGATCAGGTGCGATCACTCCTGCAATCGGGGTATCAGATTGGAGTGGAACGGGCCTCGGCTCGCCGCTTCAAAACCAAATCCTGGTTGACGGTGGGGACGTTATCGAGTTCTCCTCAAACGGCGATCTCGGAACTGAATCAGATTCTGGCCGAAGCTACGGGTGACTATGTCCAGTTGATTGGCATTGACCCCGCTGCTAAACGCCGGGTGGTCGAAGCCATTGTGCAACGGCCCGATGGCGTGACCCCCCCCAGTAAAGGCGCGGTTGAGAAAGTCGCCGCCGTTACCAGTCAGGGGCCAAGCGCTCGCTCGGTCTCGGGTCAGGGATCTCTCGGTGGGGAGACGGTGGAATTAGTGCGATCGCTGCTCTCTCAGGGCTATCGCATTGGGACAGAACATGCCACCCCGCGCCGCTTTAAAACCCAATCCTGGAAAACCTGCGCTCCGATTGAGTCCAAACAGCTCAATCAGGTCTTGAGTCAACTCGAGGCCTGTGTCGCCGATCATGCCGGTGAGTATGTGCAGTTGATTGGCATTGACCCTAACGCCAAACGCCGGGTCAGTGAAACCATTATTCAGCGTCCTGGTTCGGAGAGTAACGGCAATGGTGCTGCCACGACCAGCGGCCGTAAAGGCTTTGGCGCGAGTGTGAGCCAGTATCAGGCTCAGAAAAATGGCAATGGTCGTACTGTGACCAGTAGCCAACTCGAGCGCGATACCCTCGATCAGGTGCGATCGCTGCTGGCCCAGGGCTATCGCATCGGGACTGAACACGCCACAGCTCGACGGTTCAAGACCCAATCCTGGAAAAGCTGTTCCCCCATTGACAGCTCTCAAATGACGGATGTGGTTCCGGCCCTTGAGGCCTGCATGAAAGAACACAGTGGTGAGTATGTGCGTTTGATTGGCATTGACCCCAACGCCAAACGCCGTGTTCTGGAAACTGTGATTCAGCGCCCATAAGGGATAGGGCAGATCACATGAAGAGCGAAATGGCAGTGTAACGACCGCCTGCGACCGTAGGTCGGATGTCTCAACACTGCCATCTCTTCTCCTTCAGTGAACTGATTAGGGACACCGGTTCACATCCGATTGACCTGTTCCCTACGTTTGATAATCCGCGAGAACCCAATGCAACCGCTACCGATATCCCCCCTAGAGCGCGAGGATGTCTTCGTCAGTGGAGACGTAACCATTCATGCCAATGCGGCGATCGCTCCAGGAGTTGTTTTACAAGCGGGACCGGACGAGCGCATCGTCATTGCAGATGGAGTTTGTCTGGGGTTAGGTGTTGTGATTCATGCTCACAAGGGCAATATTTGTATTAAGGCGGGAGCCAACTTAGGGGCTGGCGTTTTGATGATCGGAGCTTGTACCGTTGGCCCGTATGCCAGTATTGGAGCCGCTTCGACAATTATTAATCAAGATATTGCGGCCGATGATGTGGTCGCGGCGGGGACGGTTTTGGGCGATCGCAGTCGCTCTCAGGAGGCCAGCCACCAGGAGACCCCTGCACCTCAGCCCCCCGCTTCAGAGATGCCCTCTCCCTGGGATGGGGAATCGTCTGAGTCGTCCGTAACCCGCGAAGACCCGGAGTCAAAAGCTCCCCAGCCCGATTCAGAGACTGACGGCGAGGCATCCGCATCGGCGTCCACTGAGTCACCCTCCGAGCCGCAAGAGACGACTTCCCCTGACTCTAACCCTGACCCATCCGTCCAAGCATCAGAGGTCGCTGTCGACTCCAATCCCGCTGTCGTCAAGCGACTGATTTATGGACAAGTTCGTCTGAATCAGATGTTAACAACTCTGTTTCCTCATGCTCAGCATTTGAAATCCCCTTCTAACCCCAACCCCGCTCATCCCTCAGAGTCATCCTAGGGGATAAAATCCAGAATTTTGACGACGATTTGACCCTGAGCTATCTAAATATCTAGGACGCTCCCGGCGATCGATTCCCATATCCTGATTTAGGTCAATCCCTCTACCTGACTCCTGTCGTTTCCCAGGCAGGGGGGGAGGGCATTGCCTTTTTTTTTCTTCAACATCTGTCAGATTTCTTTACATCGAGACAGGCATTAGTCAAACTAATCAGCCTCCCCAAAAATTGCAATGGGGATAGCCCGAAAAATCAGTCAACTCTTAAAAAAAAAGGATCCGATCCGTGATAGGATCTCTTTTGGTAAGGAAACATTCAATCCGAACTGTTGGCTTCATAAACTTCCCACGTCAAGCGCGCAAAATTAACGCGAGAAAAAAATTCGACTGCGTTTCCGAAACGAAGCGTCGGCCGAGTTGAGCCTTTCGCCGACGTTGTTGGTTGTCTGGGTACTGGTTCCTAACCCAGCACTGACTCGCGCAAGCGGGAAGTGACCTCAACCGATCTCACCGCCGATCGCACTCATGCCACTCGTCTATCGGGTCTTGCATGGGTGCAAACAATCCAGACATTAGAGACGACATCCTGTCGTGGCAGTCTTGAGAAGGAAGCGTGCAGATAGTTGTTAATTATACGAAACCCTGATACCCAAGGAGAAAGCGAGGAATATGGTACAAGCGAAAGCTGGATATAAAGCAGGTGTGCAGGACTACCGCCTGACCTACTACACCCCTGACTACACCCCCAAAGACACCGACCTGTTGGCATGTTTCCGCATGAGTCCCCAACCCGGTGTTCCGGCAGAAGAAGCCGCTGCCGCTGTTGCTGCTGAATCGTCCACCGGAACCTGGACTACGGTGTGGACCGACGGACTGACTGACCTCGATCGCTACAAAGGTCGTTGCTACGATATCGAGTCCGTCCCTGGCGAAGACAACCAGTACTTCTGCTTCGTCGCCTACCCGATGGATCTGTTTGAAGAAGGCTCTGTCACCAACATCCTCACCTCCATCGTTGGGAACGTCTTTGGGTTCAAAGCCCTCAAAGCTCTGCGCTTAGAAGATATCCGCTTCCCGGTTGCCCTGGTTAAAACCTTCCAAGGTCCCCCCCACGGCATCACCGTTGAGCGGGACAAATTGAACAAATACGGTCGTCCTCTGCTCGGTTGCACCATTAAACCGAAATTGGGCCTGTCCGCTAAAAACTACGGTCGCGCCGTCTATGAATGTCTGCGCGGTGGTTTGGACTTCACCAAAGACGACGAAAACATCAACTCTCAGCCGTTCATGCGCTGGCGCGATCGCTTCTTGTTCGTTCAAGAAGCCATCGAGAAATCTCAGGCTGAAACCAACGAAATCAAAGGTCACTACCTCAACGTGACCGCTCCTACCGTTGAGGAGATGATGAAACGGGCCGAATTCGCCAAAGAAATCGGCACCCCCATTATCATGCACGACTTCCTCACCGGTGGCTTCACCGCCAACACCACCCTGGCTCGTTGGTGCCGTGACAACGGAGTGCTGCTGCACATTCACCGTGCCATGCACGCCGTCATCGACCGTCAGAAAATCCACGGGATTCACTTCCGGGTTCTGGCAAAATGTCTGCGCCTGTCTGGTGGTGACCACCTCCACTCCGGTACCGTCGTCGGTAAACTCGAAGGGGAAAAAGGCATCACCATGGGCTTCGTTGACCTGATGCGTGAAGACTTCGTCGAAGAAGATCGCTCTCGCGGTATCTTCTTCACCCAAGACTGGGCTTCCCTGCCTGGGGTTATGCCTGTGGCATCCGGTGGGATTCACGTCTGGCACATGCCCGCATTGCTGGAAATCTTCGGCGATGACTCCTGCTTACAGTTCGGTGGTGGAACCCTCGGACACCCCTGGGGTAACGCGCCTGGTGCAACCGCCAACCGTGTGGCTCTCGAAGCTTGTGTTCAAGCCCGTAACGAAGGTCGTGACCTCATGCGTGAAGGTGGCGACATCATCCGCGAAGCTGCTAAATGGTCTCCTGACTTGGCCGTGGCTTGCGAACTTTGGAAAGAAATCAAGTTCGAGTATGAAGCGGTTGATACTCTCTAATCCCGCTTAAGTTGCTAGTGGTAAGAGCGACCCGTTACTTAAGGAGCGCTCATGACCACTAGTCCAACTCTGCCAAGGCGTTTCGGGAAGGATAAAGCCTAGATGTATCCGAAAAAAGTCGCCAACGATACGGCCAAGGTGCTGCAAAGTTACCTGACCTATCAAGCGGTTCGGACGATTATCGAGCAGCTTTCAGAAACCAATCCTTCCCTGGCCCTTTGGCTCAGTGAGTATTCTTCGGGGAATCGCGTTCAGGATGGTGAGGCGTATTTACAGGGCTTGATGCAGGAGAATAAAGAACTCATGCTACGAGTCTTGACGGTGCGCGCTCATCTGGCGGAGTCGATTTTGGAGTTGTTGCCGAGTATGGTGATGGCCCAAATTGAGCAGTCCAACACAGACCACCGCCGCCAACTCCTAGAACGCCTGACCCGAACGGCTGAACCTAGCTCACCTTCCCCTGCTTCAACTTCGCGAGACGACTCACCGCCTCCGGAGTCTGAGAGTCGGGATGTCCCTGATTAAGATCATTTGTCACAGAACAAGGAGTCATTTCTGATGAAAACCCTGCCTAAAGAGCGTCGTTACGAAACTCTGTCCTATCTTCCCCCTCTGACTGACCAACAAATCGTCAGCCAGATCCAATATATGTTCGACCAAGGTTTCATTCCTGCGGTTGAATTTGAGGAAAATCCTCTACCCACTGACCACCACTGGACTATGTGGAAACTGCCTCTGTTCTCCGCCTCCACGCCTCAGGATGTGCTGAGTGAAGTTCGTGAGTGCCGTTCTGAGTACTCCAACTGCTACATCCGCGTGGTGGGTTTCGACAACATCAAACAGTGCCAAACGGTGAGCTTCATCGTTTACAAACCCGGCCAAGGCATCGGTCGCTACTAAGTTACATGTCCTCTCATCGAGATGGAATTTTGCTGAGAGGATAATGGGCTAAGACCCCGCCTTAACGTCAATTGCCCCCCGACCATCATTTGGGTTTAGGGGGCTTTTTCTCATGAAGAACTTTGACCTAATTCTGTATTATGGCAATTAGGAGGTATAGATAGGACAAAAACTATGTAGGGGCAATCCCTGGTCACTGAGCGATAGTCGAAGTGGTGGTTGCCCTTTTCCGGCAAAGATTGTCCTCACCGAACCTTCGCTTGCTATACCAAAAGCGTCAAGCCACTTGGAGTGTGCTGGGTTCGGGAATCATTTGACCTTCTGCCTGCCAAGCTTCCAAGTACATTTCTATGACTTCTTCACCGTTATGAATTGCTTCTTCACGAGTTTTTCCGTGAGTGCAAGGCATCACGACAAGATCAGCAAATTCGGGAATTGTGACCAAGAAAAGCTGATCTTCATCAGACCACTGAACAATCATACTGTATCGATTCATGAATCCCCGTCCTCTCTTAACTCTGCAAGTGCAGTAAGTAATTTTTCTAGTTGTTTTTCTAGGTAGAGTGGCACATCATCTCCATCCTTGCCTGGAATAGTCAGTGTTTTTCCGATCAAAGGATGTCGCCAACGTTCATGGCTACCCTTGCCACGCTTGGGCAAGTAAACAAATCCTTCATGGGCAACCTGAGCTTTCAACTCTCGAATCTTCCTGGGCATGGATATTGTCTTAGTGTTCTACCCTCTTTTCTCACTTTCCTTCCTTTCAAGGCACTGTTACACTGTTGATGGTAAATATACTCATGGAAGATTAGCCACTGAACTAGCATTCCCCGTTAGGGTTGCAGGGAGAGGATGTCAACTAACGGTTTAGTTAGGCTTTGACTGGGGTTTAGGAGAAAGGTATGAAAAGAACTTGACCCTCATATTCTTTAGGTTCACTAGAACCAATCAATAGTTCTAAATCATTTCGTCAGTTAGAAGGGGCATTTTATCTCGGTTCTTTTTGTGACTGACGAGTAAGCAAGCGCTGCCTCAGATCGACTAGGTTATGCCTTTGAGTAAGTTCTTGTCTGAGTTGCTGGGCTTTTTGATTGCGCTGCTCTAAATAATTGTCGATTTCCTGACGATGGTTTAGATAATAAGCGATCGCACTGTATATGTCTTCTAAATGAAGAACTGAATACTGAATAGCGATCTCTTCAGGAGTGGAGCCATTATGGTATGCAGCGAGTAGACTATCTAGAGTCACTCGGCTCGAACCAATACGGATACCCCCCGCTTCATCCCAGCGTAGAAGAGGAGAGGTTGCTTGGAATTTTCCTGGGGTGCTCATTAGGGACATATTGCACCTGAGTTGAACTTTACACCAATATTTTAGCAATAAGCCTAGTGCATGGCTTGAACGCAACGTTGATCACCCCTTTAAGCAATAGTGCCCTCCTCGGTACGTAAACGAGCAGCGATCGCATCTTGCTCATCAGCCGGCAAAGTTTTCAATTCGGCGATCCCACGCTCAAGCAACTCAGTCATTGCTACTTCACCCAAAACTTTGTGCCCATTCTATCGATGATAGCGGCTCTCAGGCAGATTGAGCATAGCCCGATCGCGCTCTTGGAAAGCGGGTAAACCTCCCTGATCCTACCAATGTTGTTGAAAAGTAGGCATTGTCTCCAAAAACATCACATTCCCAGCTTGATAAGATTTAACGATTGCGTTGTGCCGCTGTCGCTAACACGCTGCTAGCAGTACCTCTTCTACAGGCTTTGGCACTTCAATCGGGTAAAACCGATTTGCAGAAAAAGCGTAATCCTCACCGCTCTCATCAATGACTCGAACCAGCCCGTTTTTGCTTGCTTCCTCATCAACAATCACTCGGTATATTTTGCCAACTTCCAATGATGCTTTATAGCCTTCATTATTCAGGCATACCGCGAACTGATTTGATCGGACTTGCTCGGTTTTCATAGTCAATCTAGAAACGGTAGCTTGAGCTTGAACTCTTTTTTGCTGACCCCATGAGCCTCATACCAGTGGATCTCCGCTAACCGTATCATACCGTTTGGAAGCTGAACTTGGGCAATACCCTTCAACTTTCTCCACTTCCCTTGACCATATTGCTTCCGCAATCGTGCTCGATCACGAATTCCTGTTCCTGTGGCAATCACCTCAACCTTGGTGATATCGCTAATAATCTCGAAGTCCACGCCAGAGCAACCGGAAAAGTGCTCTTTGATACTAGCGCATTTTGATCTCTGCTACGGCAGGCATTTCAACATCTGCCACTGACCGTAACTAAAGCGGCATAATGCCTCACATCACAGGCAGTAAAAAGCAGAGCGAGGAACGAGCGGCGCTTTTTGCTGTCCGAGTACATGTGATTGTTATGTGTTTCGTGATCAAACGACAGTCTTTCCATCGAGAGCTTAGGTCTTCAAGATTTCCTCTACAACACGCCTAGCGCTTTGAGTTGCGTTGTGTACTGCGCCCCAATCCTCTTCTTGCGTGTACGAGTCCCCCGCAAAATATAACTTATGGTCGATAGTACTGGAAAGAGCATTCGAAATACTCGACGGTGCGATATCCGCTAGGTATGCCGATTGAATAAATGGCTCATCATCCCAATTCTGCACGACATGATCTATATAATTTTGAGAGGCTTTACCATCGAAAACTTGGTTTAACTCGTTAAGAATGTATTCGAGTTGAACTTCTTGCGAAACCAATTGATACTGCTTTGCTTGCTGACCCACGGCGAAAAGCCCAAGCACATTGAATGATGTGTCCTGGGCGTATGCGGCATCAAAATAGGCACGTTGACCAGTACTTGTTTCACTATCAGGAAAGGTTAGGTAAGTCGGATAAAATCTTTCAGAGAAGCGTATAAACACTTTGATCCCCCCCCAAAGCGGAGCCTCTTGGATAGCATCCATTTTGCTATATGGCAGGGACGGGCTAAAACTAATAACCTCATTTTGTAATATTTTCAACGGCACCGTGACAATGACTTTGTCAGCTTCGTAAAGCAATCCATTATGGTCAGTGACAATAATTTTGTCTCCTGTATAGTCAATTGACACTACCTGAGCGTTAAAAGTTATTTGTGACTGGATACTCGGGGCAACATATTCTTCAAAAAAATCAAACCAGGTGGAGTTTATAAATTTTTTATCTTCAAAGTCACTGCCAAATGCGTCAGAAATTGGCGAAAGGTTTAGAAATCCATTCTCAAAATACCCAACTTGCTCTTGACCTGTATAACCTTGAAGCTCAATAGAGTTTTCCCATGACGATGCCTTTAATATCTTCGTTAATTCGTTTTCTGAGACATGTAACCATTCCGCCCCTAGCGGGATAGGAAAATCGGCAAATGTGGTCGTGCGTTTCATCCTGCCACCATATGTGGAGGATGCCTCCAGCATCTGGAAGCTTATGCCGTTCTGATTAAGCAAATATCCAGCAGCCAGCCCAGCCGCACCCGCACCAATAATAAGCACAGACCCAGAAAAATTTGACGGTGTGGAGACCGAGCTACTGTCGCTCTTGCATGACGTTAGAGATACAGATATCCCTAGCAACCCACACATTTTAATAAATTCTCTTCGATTCACCTCACACCTCCGTTTTAGATGCTAATGGCAACATTGATGTTCGCAACAATGGAGTTGCGTTTAATTATACACATAACTATTGATTAGGCAGCGATCAGCAGCCCAACACACCTAAGATTTGGGGAGCTGAAGTCTCCATAACCAAGCCTCGGCAGGACTTTGGCACATCAATATTGAGATGTCAAAAATGGCTAGATCTAGCATATACAAAACTTCATATTTCACTAAAACCCTTAACTGGTAAGGGTTTTAGTCCTTAAAAAGTGAATGTTATACAGAATCAAGCAGATATGCACTTTAGCCCTAAAGGGGTATAAGCCTTTGCTGACAAGAGTTATAGTGCGAAAGTAACGGAGTGTTATGCTGCATCTGTTTCCATGGAATCCCTGCCCTCAGATCCTCCCAAGCGAAAACTGTTAGATCAAGTCCGCGATGCCATCAGACTAAAACACTATAGCTACCGCACTGAACAACGATTGCGTTGTGCTGCTGTCGCTAACACGCTGCTAGCAGTACCTCTTCTACAGGCTTTGGCACTTCAATCGGGTAAAACCGATTTGCAGAAAAAGCGTAATCCTCACCGCTCTCATCAATGACTCGAACCAGCCCGTTTTTGCTTGCTTCCTCATCAACAATCACTCGGTATATTTTGCCAACTTCCAATGATGCTTTATAGCCTTCATTATTCAGGCATACCGCGAACTGATTTGATCGGACTTGCTCGGTTTTCATAGTCAATCTAGAAACGGTAGCTTGAGCTTGAACTCTTTTTTGCCGACCCCATGAGCCTCATACCAGTGGATCTCCGCTAACCGTAGCATACCGTTTGGAAGCTGAACTTGGGCAATACCCTTCAACTTTCTCCACTTCCCTCAACCATATTGCTTCCGCAATCGTACCCGATCACGAATTCCTGTTCCTGTGGCAATCACCTCAACCTTTGTGATATCGCTAATAATCTCGAAGTCCACGCCAGAGCAACCGGAAAAGTGCTCTTTGATACTAGCGCATTTTGATCTCTGCTACGGCAGGCATTTCAACATCTGCTACCGACCGTAACTAAAGCGGCATAACGACTGAGTTCAGCGACGGTAGATACCTAGGCATCACCACTGACCGTCTCTATTCCGCGGCATCACCACTGACCGTCTCTATTCCGCCGCTGCAACAATTTGTTATGCTGCGCCGCGATCGCCTAGACTAAGGGTT
Proteins encoded:
- a CDS encoding flavin monoamine oxidase family protein, producing MLIIGAGAAGLAAGYLLNQNGISFQMLEASSTYGGRMKRTTTFADFPIPLGAEWLHVSENELTKILKASSWENSIELQGYTGQEQVGYFENGFLNLSPISDAFGSDFEDKKFINSTWFDFFEEYVAPSIQSQITFNAQVVSIDYTGDKIIVTDHNGLLYEADKVIVTVPLKILQNEVISFSPSLPYSKMDAIQEAPLWGGIKVFIRFSERFYPTYLTFPDSETSTGQRAYFDAAYAQDTSFNVLGLFAVGQQAKQYQLVSQEVQLEYILNELNQVFDGKASQNYIDHVVQNWDDEPFIQSAYLADIAPSSISNALSSTIDHKLYFAGDSYTQEEDWGAVHNATQSARRVVEEILKT
- a CDS encoding DUF433 domain-containing protein, which translates into the protein MSTPGKFQATSPLLRWDEAGGIRIGSSRVTLDSLLAAYHNGSTPEEIAIQYSVLHLEDIYSAIAYYLNHRQEIDNYLEQRNQKAQQLRQELTQRHNLVDLRQRLLTRQSQKEPR
- a CDS encoding type II toxin-antitoxin system HicB family antitoxin, producing the protein MNRYSMIVQWSDEDQLFLVTIPEFADLVVMPCTHGKTREEAIHNGEEVIEMYLEAWQAEGQMIPEPSTLQVA
- a CDS encoding type II toxin-antitoxin system HicA family toxin, translating into MPRKIRELKAQVAHEGFVYLPKRGKGSHERWRHPLIGKTLTIPGKDGDDVPLYLEKQLEKLLTALAELREDGDS
- a CDS encoding ribulose bisphosphate carboxylase small subunit, with product MKTLPKERRYETLSYLPPLTDQQIVSQIQYMFDQGFIPAVEFEENPLPTDHHWTMWKLPLFSASTPQDVLSEVRECRSEYSNCYIRVVGFDNIKQCQTVSFIVYKPGQGIGRY
- a CDS encoding form I ribulose bisphosphate carboxylase large subunit; amino-acid sequence: MVQAKAGYKAGVQDYRLTYYTPDYTPKDTDLLACFRMSPQPGVPAEEAAAAVAAESSTGTWTTVWTDGLTDLDRYKGRCYDIESVPGEDNQYFCFVAYPMDLFEEGSVTNILTSIVGNVFGFKALKALRLEDIRFPVALVKTFQGPPHGITVERDKLNKYGRPLLGCTIKPKLGLSAKNYGRAVYECLRGGLDFTKDDENINSQPFMRWRDRFLFVQEAIEKSQAETNEIKGHYLNVTAPTVEEMMKRAEFAKEIGTPIIMHDFLTGGFTANTTLARWCRDNGVLLHIHRAMHAVIDRQKIHGIHFRVLAKCLRLSGGDHLHSGTVVGKLEGEKGITMGFVDLMREDFVEEDRSRGIFFTQDWASLPGVMPVASGGIHVWHMPALLEIFGDDSCLQFGGGTLGHPWGNAPGATANRVALEACVQARNEGRDLMREGGDIIREAAKWSPDLAVACELWKEIKFEYEAVDTL
- the rcbX gene encoding RuBisCO chaperone RbcX; amino-acid sequence: MYPKKVANDTAKVLQSYLTYQAVRTIIEQLSETNPSLALWLSEYSSGNRVQDGEAYLQGLMQENKELMLRVLTVRAHLAESILELLPSMVMAQIEQSNTDHRRQLLERLTRTAEPSSPSPASTSRDDSPPPESESRDVPD